One Epidermidibacterium keratini DNA segment encodes these proteins:
- a CDS encoding ABC transporter ATP-binding protein — protein sequence MGIELRAISKSYDARPVLRELSLRIEDGEFVVILGPSGCGKSTLLQIVSGLSAPDSGQVLIDDVDVTDRDGRTRNVAMVFQNYALYPHLSAQRNIEFPLRAAKVARSERSRRAREIADPYGLLQHLDKKPAELSGGQQQRVALARATVREPAAFLMDEPLSNLDAALRASTRHYLRTLHTRLRATILYVTHDQVEAMSLATRVVLLRDGQVQQDCAPALLYDEPATTFAARFVGMLPMNLVQASLISTPSGIEAHARGVQLPLTLPAGDDLGARDVTVGFRPEALQLERPDCPKSGVHGTVTAVENLGHEQVAYVDIAGTPIAARLSRAVSLAAGDTARFTVRASDLHLFSTTTGRRLRWQTPSSAVAPTPALPSPVSIKEPA from the coding sequence GTGGGCATCGAGCTGCGTGCCATCAGCAAGTCGTACGACGCCCGTCCGGTGTTGCGCGAGCTGAGCTTGCGCATTGAGGACGGTGAGTTCGTCGTGATCCTCGGGCCGTCCGGCTGTGGCAAGTCCACCCTGCTGCAGATCGTGTCTGGCCTGAGCGCTCCGGACTCCGGGCAGGTGCTGATCGATGACGTTGATGTCACCGACCGCGACGGCAGGACTCGCAACGTCGCGATGGTCTTTCAGAACTACGCCCTCTACCCACATCTGTCGGCGCAACGCAACATCGAGTTCCCGCTGCGCGCAGCGAAGGTGGCGCGCAGTGAGCGGTCGCGACGGGCACGCGAGATAGCCGACCCCTACGGGCTCCTTCAGCATCTGGACAAGAAGCCCGCCGAGCTTTCCGGGGGCCAGCAGCAGCGAGTAGCACTCGCGCGAGCGACCGTACGCGAGCCGGCCGCCTTCTTGATGGATGAGCCGCTGTCCAACCTTGATGCGGCGCTTCGCGCCTCGACACGGCACTACCTGCGCACGCTGCACACGCGACTGCGCGCGACGATTCTCTACGTCACGCACGACCAGGTCGAGGCGATGAGCCTCGCGACGCGGGTCGTGCTGCTGCGCGATGGCCAGGTGCAACAGGACTGTGCTCCGGCGCTGCTCTACGACGAGCCTGCGACGACGTTCGCCGCCCGGTTTGTCGGCATGCTCCCGATGAACCTGGTGCAGGCCAGTCTGATCAGTACGCCGAGCGGCATCGAGGCCCACGCCCGAGGAGTTCAGCTGCCGCTGACACTGCCGGCAGGCGACGACCTTGGCGCGCGCGACGTGACCGTCGGATTCCGCCCCGAGGCGTTGCAGCTCGAGCGGCCCGATTGCCCGAAGTCCGGCGTACACGGCACTGTCACCGCCGTTGAGAACCTCGGTCATGAGCAGGTCGCCTACGTCGACATCGCCGGTACGCCGATCGCGGCACGCCTTTCGCGCGCCGTCTCGCTGGCAGCCGGCGACACCGCGAGATTCACCGTCAGGGCGAGCGACCTCCACCTGTTCAGCACGACGACCGGTCGCCGACTGCGATGGCAGACACCGTCATCCGCCGTCGCCCCGACCCCAGCCCTACCGTCCCCCGTTTCCATCAAGGAGCCCGCATGA
- a CDS encoding LysR family transcriptional regulator, with product MDLRLLESFAALARVRHMGRAARELHVSQPTLTAHLKRLEAELGAELFERRSTGLELTAAGAAFVPHAGEVLRRMRRARDDVLAASQGAQGSMRIGYNHVAGRRVLPGLIRHLAIRYPKLAVSTWERRTGPQIAGIAAGELDLGFSYGYPNDRRFAHRRIDAQIPIVGIVGRDHPLAGRGSVPIAELDDYACVLFDRPQSPQMYDAIISSARAAGVTLDVAVVADDPGASGQLAVARGLVGFASYVRAEALGTESDAPVAVTLVDPIPTVDLYAVWLRERESEVVLQESLRWLESSSLPTPGVQTA from the coding sequence ATGGACCTCAGGTTGCTCGAGTCGTTCGCGGCGCTGGCGCGAGTGCGTCACATGGGTCGCGCGGCGCGCGAGCTGCACGTCTCGCAACCGACGCTGACTGCGCACCTCAAGCGCCTTGAAGCCGAGCTCGGCGCCGAGCTGTTCGAGCGACGCTCGACCGGCTTGGAGCTCACGGCCGCTGGCGCGGCGTTCGTGCCGCACGCTGGTGAGGTTCTGCGGCGGATGCGGCGGGCTCGCGACGACGTACTCGCGGCATCGCAGGGTGCACAGGGGTCGATGCGGATCGGCTACAACCACGTCGCTGGCCGACGCGTGCTCCCGGGTCTGATTCGGCATCTTGCGATCCGCTATCCGAAGCTCGCGGTATCGACGTGGGAACGTCGCACGGGTCCCCAGATCGCCGGAATTGCAGCGGGGGAGCTGGATCTTGGCTTCAGCTACGGCTACCCGAACGACCGGCGGTTTGCCCACCGACGCATCGATGCGCAGATACCGATCGTCGGAATCGTCGGGCGAGATCATCCGCTCGCCGGGAGAGGCAGTGTGCCGATCGCGGAGCTGGATGACTACGCCTGCGTGCTGTTTGACCGCCCGCAGAGCCCGCAGATGTACGACGCGATCATCTCCAGTGCGCGTGCCGCGGGCGTGACTCTCGACGTCGCGGTGGTTGCCGATGACCCCGGAGCCAGCGGCCAGCTTGCCGTCGCACGGGGTCTCGTCGGATTTGCTTCCTACGTGCGTGCCGAGGCGCTTGGCACCGAGTCCGACGCGCCGGTCGCGGTCACGCTGGTCGACCCGATACCGACCGTCGACCTCTATGCGGTGTGGCTGCGCGAGCGCGAGTCAGAGGTTGTGTTGCAGGAATCGCTGCGATGGCTGGAATCCTCTTCTTTGCCGACGCCGGGCGTCCAGACAGCGTAA